A part of Eriocheir sinensis breed Jianghai 21 chromosome 51, ASM2467909v1, whole genome shotgun sequence genomic DNA contains:
- the LOC126982519 gene encoding U-scoloptoxin(01)-Er1a-like has product MLRQLAVISVVCIAATVVCSLPSLHRTKRWEEFPNVTFTFDCTDRPVGFYADQEFNCQLFHMCDEDGRRIPYMCANDTAFNQEFRICDWQYNFDCSKVQDWYYLNELTYVTDPPRYN; this is encoded by the exons ATGCTCCGACAACTGGCAGTCATCTCCGTCGTGTGTATTG CCGCGACGGTGGTGTGTTCGCTGCCCTCCCTCCACCGG ACCAAGCGATGGGAGGAGTTCCCCAACGTAACCTTCACCTTCGACTGCACCGACCGGCCTGTGGGCTTCTACGCCGACCAGGAGTTCAACTGTCAACTCTTCCATATGTGTGACGAGGACGGCCGCCGAATCCCGTACATGTGCGCCAACGACACGGCCTTCAACCAGGAGTTCCGTATCTGTGACTGGCAGTACAACTTTGACTGTTCAAAGGTCCAGGACTG gtACTACCTCAACGAACTGACCTACGTCACCGACCCCCCCAGATACAACTAG